In the Elioraea tepida genome, one interval contains:
- a CDS encoding OmpA family protein, translating into MAAWPWVVAALAFGALLLFSGCSGPDPIERARLAAGRAPTASLPPVPGAGEPYPNLGSVPARPETTPPAARQALAEALVADRANARYVGQPAPPALPRAPEASASRSALLSGGAATILGAAQDEALPLLPPSPPPLPIAGAPRAAPEAAPPGPQPALPAPGRVERAPITPITIEPLAPPPPTAMPEEMPARARTLEAAPPPPPPALVSADPATLLPPAEPRAATTAPAPVPQPPDEMGRASSPSPAEPSVVVDRTALAPGPRAAAAGAGYALGFLPGSATLLPAERAILARLASRGNAAIFQVTGFADAPGEGRALDLPLARARAVAEALREAGVPAERIELGGSARPGPAGRGAEVRLVYTR; encoded by the coding sequence GTGGCGGCGTGGCCATGGGTCGTTGCCGCGCTAGCCTTCGGCGCGCTGCTTCTTTTTTCCGGCTGCTCCGGGCCCGACCCGATCGAGCGGGCGCGGCTCGCCGCGGGCCGCGCACCGACGGCGAGCCTTCCGCCGGTTCCAGGAGCCGGCGAGCCCTATCCGAACCTCGGCAGCGTTCCCGCGCGCCCCGAGACCACCCCTCCCGCCGCGCGGCAGGCGCTGGCGGAGGCGCTGGTCGCCGACCGTGCGAACGCCCGCTATGTCGGCCAGCCGGCGCCGCCTGCCCTGCCGCGCGCCCCCGAGGCATCGGCCTCCCGCTCGGCCCTGCTGTCGGGCGGGGCGGCGACCATCCTGGGAGCGGCCCAGGATGAGGCCCTGCCGCTGTTGCCTCCCTCCCCGCCGCCGCTCCCGATCGCGGGGGCACCCCGGGCCGCGCCCGAAGCCGCACCGCCCGGCCCGCAACCGGCTCTGCCGGCGCCCGGCCGGGTCGAAAGGGCGCCGATCACGCCGATCACGATCGAGCCGCTTGCACCTCCCCCGCCAACGGCCATGCCGGAGGAGATGCCCGCGCGTGCCCGAACGCTGGAGGCCGCGCCGCCGCCCCCCCCACCCGCCCTCGTCTCTGCCGATCCGGCCACCCTGCTGCCTCCGGCCGAGCCGCGCGCTGCGACGACGGCACCAGCCCCTGTCCCGCAGCCGCCTGATGAGATGGGTCGCGCCTCTTCCCCCTCCCCAGCCGAGCCCTCCGTCGTGGTCGACCGGACCGCCCTCGCGCCTGGACCTCGCGCCGCGGCCGCGGGCGCCGGCTACGCGCTCGGCTTCCTCCCGGGCTCAGCGACGCTTCTTCCAGCGGAGCGGGCAATCCTCGCGCGGCTTGCGTCGCGTGGGAACGCCGCGATCTTCCAGGTGACGGGCTTCGCCGACGCGCCGGGCGAAGGGCGCGCGCTCGACCTGCCGCTCGCGCGCGCACGAGCAGTGGCGGAGGCGCTGAGGGAGGCCGGCGTGCCGGCCGAGCGGATCGAGCTCGGCGGTTCCGCCCGGCCGGGACCTGCCGGTCGCGGCGCCGAGGTCAGGCTGGTATACACGCGCTGA
- a CDS encoding arsenate reductase/protein-tyrosine-phosphatase family protein, which translates to MRARFGPARLIASAGSKPSTLNPLAVAVMAEIGIDIAGHRPKAPENIDLARFGPIVTLCADEVCLVVPGAVRPLHWPIADPAQVRMTDAFRATRDEIGSSASRLGACFCRATLMPPAVEATRRRGGAREFPLLGSHCCSNESMT; encoded by the coding sequence TTGCGCGCCCGGTTCGGGCCCGCACGGCTGATCGCGAGCGCGGGCTCCAAGCCGAGCACGCTGAATCCATTGGCCGTCGCGGTGATGGCGGAGATCGGCATCGACATCGCGGGCCACCGGCCCAAGGCGCCCGAGAATATCGACCTCGCCCGGTTCGGGCCGATTGTCACGTTGTGCGCCGATGAAGTCTGTCTGGTCGTACCTGGGGCGGTGCGGCCGCTGCACTGGCCGATCGCTGATCCCGCACAAGTCCGAATGACCGATGCCTTCCGCGCCACGCGCGACGAGATTGGTTCGTCGGCTTCGCGACTTGGAGCCTGCTTCTGCCGAGCGACCCTGATGCCGCCTGCTGTGGAGGCGACCAGGCGAAGAGGCGGTGCCAGAGAATTTCCGCTTCTGGGTTCCCACTGCTGCTCCAATGAGTCAATGACTTAG
- a CDS encoding IS5 family transposase produces MSDLFWLSEAQMRRLAPLLPSERRGKPRVDDRRVISGIVHVLRSGGRWVDAPAVYGPRKTLYNRFVRWRAKGVWQRVFRALARAGGPPAELLLDSSHVKAHRSAGGGKGGSARKPSGGRGTHRGKPRWGPPRGGRTTKIHALTDHLGRPIGFELTAGQHGDAPVALALLAPWPSAKLCIADAAYDSNGIRSFLLARGILPVIPNNPTRNQHHPFDRSAWRKRNLIERVFCRLKDFRRIATRYDRRADVFLSAVYLAATVTWCL; encoded by the coding sequence ATGAGCGATCTGTTTTGGCTGAGCGAGGCGCAGATGCGGCGGCTTGCGCCGCTCTTGCCTTCGGAGAGACGCGGCAAGCCTCGGGTGGATGACCGGCGTGTGATCAGCGGCATCGTCCATGTGCTGCGCTCTGGTGGTCGGTGGGTCGATGCGCCGGCTGTCTACGGTCCGCGCAAGACGCTGTACAACCGTTTCGTGCGCTGGAGAGCCAAGGGCGTGTGGCAGCGCGTGTTCCGCGCGCTCGCCAGGGCTGGCGGCCCGCCGGCCGAGCTTTTGCTCGACAGCAGCCATGTGAAGGCCCATCGCAGCGCCGGGGGTGGAAAAGGGGGGAGCGCGCGCAAGCCATCGGGCGGTCGCGGAACCCATCGCGGCAAGCCGCGATGGGGCCCGCCGCGGGGCGGGCGGACCACCAAGATCCACGCGCTGACCGATCATCTTGGCCGCCCGATCGGTTTCGAACTGACCGCCGGCCAGCACGGCGATGCGCCAGTGGCACTGGCGCTGCTTGCTCCCTGGCCGTCAGCCAAGCTCTGCATCGCCGACGCTGCCTATGACAGCAACGGCATCCGCAGCTTCCTCCTCGCCCGCGGCATCCTGCCGGTGATCCCGAACAACCCCACCCGCAACCAGCACCACCCCTTCGACCGGAGCGCCTGGCGCAAGCGAAACCTGATCGAGCGCGTCTTCTGCCGCCTCAAGGATTTCCGACGTATCGCCACGCGATACGACCGACGCGCAGACGTCTTCCTCAGCGCCGTCTACCTCGCCGCAACCGTCACTTGGTGCTTATGA
- a CDS encoding hemolysin family protein — MDVALEILIIALLIAVNGLLAMSELAVVSSRKARLRAMARKGVRGAAAALALAEDPQRFLPTVQVGITLVGVLAGAVGGATLAFRLGALLDDLVFLAPHGATVAFALVVATITLASIVLGEIVPKTLALRRPEPLAAATAPLLAALARLAGPAVWLLQSLSGAVLRLFGTAKPAETAITEEEVKALVQESAAAGVIEQEERHMIERVLRLADRSVRAVMTPRTEVAWLDRSDPPGEIAARIRALPPTRLVVCEGTLDNVIGVVRAKDLLDQLLAGEALNLDAALRRPPALPDTMSVLAALEILRNEPLGLALVVDEYGSFEGVVTAADMLAAIVGELAAGAGEEAPTCTRRADGSWLMDGMLPADEVRSRLGLASLPDEGEYNTLGGMILTLAGRIPAEGDQVIWQDHVFEIVDMDGRRIDKVIVRPAPSAVPDV, encoded by the coding sequence ATGGACGTCGCGCTCGAGATCCTCATCATCGCCCTCCTGATCGCCGTCAACGGTCTGCTTGCGATGAGCGAGCTTGCCGTCGTCTCCTCGCGCAAGGCGCGGCTTCGGGCGATGGCGCGGAAGGGGGTGCGCGGCGCGGCTGCGGCGCTCGCCCTCGCCGAGGACCCGCAGCGCTTCCTGCCCACGGTCCAGGTCGGCATCACCCTCGTCGGCGTGCTCGCTGGCGCCGTCGGCGGAGCGACCCTCGCCTTCCGCCTCGGCGCCCTGCTCGATGACCTCGTCTTCCTCGCGCCGCATGGCGCGACGGTGGCCTTCGCGCTTGTGGTCGCGACCATCACGCTCGCCTCGATCGTGCTCGGCGAGATCGTTCCGAAAACGCTGGCGCTGCGGCGGCCGGAACCGCTCGCCGCCGCCACCGCTCCTCTTCTGGCCGCGCTCGCGCGACTCGCGGGCCCGGCGGTGTGGCTTCTGCAGTCGCTCTCCGGCGCCGTGCTCCGTCTGTTCGGCACGGCGAAGCCGGCCGAGACCGCGATCACCGAGGAGGAGGTGAAGGCGCTCGTGCAGGAGAGCGCCGCCGCGGGCGTGATCGAGCAGGAGGAGCGGCACATGATCGAGCGCGTGCTGCGGCTTGCCGATCGTTCCGTGCGGGCGGTGATGACGCCGCGGACGGAGGTGGCCTGGCTCGACCGTTCCGACCCGCCAGGCGAGATCGCCGCACGGATCCGCGCCCTGCCACCTACGCGGCTCGTCGTGTGCGAGGGCACGCTCGACAACGTGATTGGCGTCGTCCGTGCCAAGGACCTGCTCGATCAGCTGCTCGCGGGAGAGGCGCTTAACCTCGATGCCGCCCTGCGACGCCCGCCAGCGCTTCCCGACACCATGAGCGTGCTCGCAGCACTCGAGATCCTGCGCAACGAGCCGCTCGGCCTCGCGCTCGTGGTAGACGAGTACGGGAGTTTCGAAGGCGTGGTGACCGCCGCCGACATGCTCGCTGCGATAGTCGGCGAGCTCGCCGCCGGCGCGGGCGAGGAGGCGCCCACCTGCACCCGTCGCGCCGACGGCTCCTGGCTCATGGACGGGATGTTGCCGGCGGACGAGGTGCGCTCCCGCCTCGGCCTCGCCTCGCTGCCTGACGAAGGCGAGTACAACACGCTCGGCGGCATGATCCTCACTCTTGCCGGGCGGATCCCCGCCGAGGGCGACCAGGTGATCTGGCAGGACCACGTGTTCGAGATCGTCGACATGGACGGTCGTCGGATCGACAAGGTGATCGTCCGCCCCGCTCCCTCCGCTGTGCCGGACGTCTGA
- a CDS encoding PHA/PHB synthase family protein codes for MADDKAAPSFKLPDPAMLSRNMADIASRSQRIVLEFLKRQGDDALPGFDPTSIGSAFLEMTARMMANPAKLVQAQLGFWQDYMLLWHNTARRLMGETPEPVVSPAPGDRRFKHEDWHENEVFDFIKQSYLLSARWIQKVVKEVEGLDDRTAQKVDFYTRQFVDAMAPSNFLLTNPEVLRRTVETGGENLVRGLNNLLADLERGKGKLQIRMTDYEAFKVGENIATTPGSIVYQNDLMQLIQYAPTTEKVLKRPLLIIPPWINKYYILDLRPKNSFIRWAVAQGHTVFVISWVNPDERLAEKSFGDYMLEGPLAALDAIAKATGERGVNAIGYCIGGTLMACTLAWMAAKRDTRIKSATFLTTMIDFAEAGELAVFIDEEQLKAMEEKMEKRGYHDGHEMAVTFNMLRANDLIWSFVVNNYLLGQEPFPFDLLYWNSDSTRMPARMHSFYLRQMYQRNLLVVPGGIELEGVKLDLRKISVPCYFLSTREDHIAPWKSTYKATQIYKGPKRFVLAASGHIAGVVNPPEAGKYSHWINPELPPSPDEWFAGATELAGSWWPDWQRWVSALAPAKVPARTPGDRDLAVIEPAPGSYVKVQAN; via the coding sequence ATGGCCGATGACAAGGCCGCTCCGTCCTTCAAGCTTCCCGACCCGGCGATGTTGAGCCGAAACATGGCCGACATCGCAAGCCGCAGCCAGCGCATCGTGCTCGAGTTCCTGAAGCGCCAGGGCGACGACGCGCTTCCCGGCTTCGACCCGACGAGCATCGGCAGCGCCTTCCTCGAGATGACGGCGCGGATGATGGCCAACCCGGCCAAGCTCGTCCAGGCGCAGCTCGGCTTCTGGCAGGACTACATGCTGCTGTGGCACAACACCGCGCGCCGGCTGATGGGAGAGACGCCCGAGCCGGTGGTCTCCCCCGCACCGGGTGACCGACGCTTCAAGCACGAGGACTGGCACGAGAACGAGGTCTTCGACTTCATCAAGCAGAGCTATCTGCTCTCGGCCCGCTGGATCCAGAAGGTGGTGAAGGAGGTCGAGGGGCTCGACGACCGAACGGCGCAGAAGGTCGATTTCTACACGCGCCAGTTTGTCGATGCGATGGCGCCCTCGAACTTCCTGCTCACCAACCCCGAGGTGCTGCGCCGAACCGTCGAGACGGGGGGCGAGAACCTGGTGCGCGGCCTGAACAACCTGCTTGCCGATCTCGAGCGGGGCAAGGGCAAGCTGCAGATCCGGATGACCGACTACGAGGCGTTCAAGGTCGGCGAGAACATCGCCACAACGCCCGGATCGATCGTCTATCAGAACGATCTGATGCAGCTGATACAGTATGCGCCCACCACCGAGAAGGTGCTGAAGCGCCCGCTCCTGATCATCCCGCCCTGGATCAACAAGTACTACATCCTTGATCTGCGCCCGAAGAACAGCTTCATCCGCTGGGCGGTGGCGCAGGGCCACACCGTGTTCGTCATCTCCTGGGTCAACCCCGACGAGCGGCTCGCCGAGAAGAGCTTCGGCGACTACATGCTCGAAGGCCCTCTTGCCGCTCTCGATGCCATCGCCAAGGCGACGGGCGAGCGCGGCGTGAACGCGATCGGTTACTGCATCGGCGGCACGCTGATGGCCTGCACGCTCGCCTGGATGGCGGCGAAGCGCGATACGCGGATCAAGAGCGCCACCTTCCTTACCACCATGATCGACTTCGCCGAGGCGGGCGAGCTCGCGGTCTTCATCGACGAGGAGCAGCTCAAGGCGATGGAAGAAAAGATGGAGAAGCGCGGCTATCACGACGGCCACGAGATGGCGGTGACCTTCAACATGCTCCGCGCCAACGACCTGATCTGGTCGTTCGTCGTGAACAACTACCTGCTCGGGCAGGAGCCGTTCCCCTTCGACCTGCTCTACTGGAACTCGGACTCGACGCGCATGCCCGCGCGCATGCACAGCTTCTACCTGCGCCAGATGTACCAGCGGAACCTCCTCGTGGTTCCGGGCGGCATCGAGCTCGAGGGAGTGAAGCTCGACCTCAGGAAGATTTCGGTACCGTGCTATTTTCTCTCGACGCGCGAGGACCACATCGCGCCGTGGAAGAGCACGTACAAGGCGACCCAGATCTACAAAGGGCCGAAGCGCTTCGTTCTCGCAGCCTCGGGCCACATCGCGGGCGTGGTCAACCCGCCCGAAGCGGGCAAGTACAGCCATTGGATCAACCCCGAGCTTCCGCCCTCGCCGGACGAATGGTTCGCCGGCGCGACCGAGCTTGCCGGCTCCTGGTGGCCCGACTGGCAGCGCTGGGTCTCAGCGCTTGCACCGGCCAAGGTGCCTGCGCGCACCCCTGGCGATCGCGACCTTGCGGTGATCGAGCCGGCACCCGGCAGCTACGTGAAGGTGCAGGCGAACTGA
- the recJ gene encoding single-stranded-DNA-specific exonuclease RecJ: MPDAGKDAAPLSLSGRRWILAETDLLASARFAQAAGVPEPVARILLARGVQAEAAARHLAPRLRDLMPDPSSLADADRAAERIAAAIIDGETIAVFGDYDVDGTASTALLVGLLERLGARVLHAVPDRLRDGYGPNPAAFGRFVSAGARLIICVDCGTSAHAAIASVAGDADVIVFDHHGVSGALPAAAAVVNPNRPDDRSGLGHLCAAGVTFLAAVAVLRRMRGAGWFASRPEPDLLAELDLVALASVCDMVPMVGLNRAFVDRGLARIAAAPRPGLKALAERAGLRRALDADAIGFAIGPRLNAAGRLDDAGLSVRLLLADKEAEAEALADLLDRLNRERQAVERAVLAAAAAEAERQAEAGLPVVLVACEAWHEGVIGIVAGRLRERLRRPVLVFSLAGGTAKGSGRSVPGFDLGAAVRAAVASGLADKGGGHALAAGLSTSPDRLAALHESLCAAAACSVQPGPPPLALAGELVPEAATAGLAEALARLGPFGVSNEEPLFAFRGVLAHLARVGSGGSTLTLSLEGEGGAALRGVMFRADEGPLAAALAAARGRPLRLAGRLRRDGFRGGEAVALHVVDAAL, from the coding sequence GTGCCTGACGCAGGCAAAGACGCTGCACCGCTCTCTCTGAGCGGGCGGCGCTGGATCCTCGCCGAGACGGATCTCCTCGCCTCGGCCCGCTTCGCCCAGGCCGCCGGGGTTCCCGAACCGGTGGCGCGGATCCTGCTCGCGCGCGGCGTGCAGGCGGAGGCGGCGGCCCGGCACCTCGCGCCGCGGCTGCGCGACCTGATGCCCGACCCCTCCTCCCTCGCCGATGCCGATCGCGCCGCCGAGCGGATCGCCGCCGCTATCATCGATGGCGAAACGATCGCAGTGTTCGGCGACTACGATGTCGATGGCACGGCGAGCACCGCCCTGCTCGTCGGCCTTCTCGAGCGGCTCGGGGCGCGCGTTCTGCATGCCGTGCCTGACCGATTGCGCGATGGCTACGGCCCGAATCCGGCGGCCTTCGGCCGGTTCGTCTCGGCCGGCGCGCGGCTGATCATCTGTGTCGATTGCGGAACCTCGGCGCACGCGGCAATCGCCTCCGTCGCCGGGGACGCCGACGTGATCGTGTTCGACCATCACGGTGTTTCGGGCGCGCTGCCGGCAGCCGCCGCGGTCGTCAACCCGAACCGGCCGGACGACAGAAGCGGGCTTGGCCATCTCTGCGCCGCGGGCGTCACCTTCCTCGCCGCAGTCGCCGTGCTCCGCCGCATGCGCGGCGCGGGTTGGTTCGCCTCCCGACCGGAGCCTGATCTCCTTGCCGAACTCGACCTCGTCGCTCTCGCCAGCGTGTGCGACATGGTGCCGATGGTCGGGCTCAATCGCGCTTTCGTCGATCGCGGGCTTGCCCGGATTGCCGCCGCCCCGCGGCCCGGGCTCAAGGCGCTTGCCGAGCGCGCGGGGCTGAGGCGGGCGCTTGACGCGGACGCGATCGGCTTCGCGATCGGGCCGAGGCTGAATGCCGCCGGGCGGCTCGACGACGCGGGGCTCTCGGTGCGCCTGCTGCTTGCCGACAAGGAGGCCGAGGCGGAGGCGCTCGCCGATCTGCTCGACCGGCTCAACCGCGAGCGCCAGGCGGTGGAGCGGGCGGTGCTCGCCGCCGCCGCAGCCGAGGCTGAACGGCAGGCCGAAGCTGGCCTGCCGGTGGTCCTGGTCGCCTGCGAGGCCTGGCACGAGGGGGTGATCGGCATCGTCGCCGGCCGCCTGAGGGAGCGGCTTCGCCGCCCCGTACTGGTCTTCTCCCTCGCGGGCGGCACCGCCAAAGGCTCGGGCCGTTCTGTTCCCGGCTTCGACCTTGGTGCCGCGGTGCGCGCAGCGGTTGCGTCGGGACTTGCCGACAAGGGAGGAGGACATGCGCTTGCGGCCGGGCTCAGCACCTCGCCCGACCGTCTCGCGGCGCTTCATGAGTCGCTCTGCGCCGCGGCGGCATGCTCTGTTCAGCCGGGGCCTCCGCCGCTTGCGCTCGCGGGCGAGCTCGTTCCGGAGGCGGCCACGGCCGGTCTTGCCGAGGCGCTCGCCCGCCTCGGCCCGTTCGGTGTAAGCAACGAGGAGCCTCTGTTCGCGTTCCGCGGCGTGCTCGCCCACCTCGCCCGCGTCGGCAGCGGCGGATCCACTTTGACCCTCTCGCTCGAGGGAGAAGGCGGAGCGGCGCTTCGCGGCGTGATGTTCCGCGCCGATGAGGGCCCTCTCGCCGCCGCCCTTGCTGCGGCGCGCGGCCGCCCGCTGCGGCTCGCCGGCCGGCTCCGGCGCGACGGCTTCCGTGGCGGCGAGGCGGTCGCACTGCATGTGGTGGACGCCGCACTGTGA
- a CDS encoding LL-diaminopimelate aminotransferase, whose product MRAEPSTEFHRIRRLPPYVFAEVNRLKAEARARGEDIIDLGMGNPDSGAPPHVVAKLIEAVQDPRTHRYSVSKGIPGLRRAVAAYYDRRFGVGLDPETEICVTLGSKEGLANLASAITSPGDVILVPNPSYPIHQFGFVIAGAAVRSIPHQPGEEMLRALHRAVIHSVPKPTALIVNFPSNPTALTTTLDFYRELVAFARREGIYIISDLAYAEIYFGDTPPPSVLAVPGAKEVTVEFTSMSKTYSMAGWRIGFAAGNPKLIAALARMKSYLDYGAFAPIQIASVAALNGPQDCVAEVRALYRERRDVLLRGLAAAGWHLPTPEASMFAWAPIPERFASLGSLGFAKLLLEKAKVAVSPGVGFGEHGDGHVRIALVENTHRIRQACRSIRAFLQGTNAPERAEAEPAAQGVEDAA is encoded by the coding sequence ATGCGAGCCGAGCCGAGCACCGAGTTCCACCGGATCCGACGCCTGCCGCCTTACGTCTTCGCTGAGGTGAACCGGCTCAAGGCGGAGGCGCGCGCACGCGGCGAGGACATCATCGATCTCGGCATGGGCAATCCCGACAGCGGCGCGCCGCCGCATGTCGTGGCGAAGCTGATCGAGGCGGTGCAGGACCCGCGCACCCATCGCTACTCGGTCTCGAAGGGGATCCCCGGGCTTCGGCGCGCCGTCGCCGCCTACTACGACCGACGCTTCGGCGTCGGGCTCGACCCGGAGACTGAGATCTGCGTCACGCTCGGCTCGAAGGAGGGGCTTGCGAACCTCGCCTCGGCGATCACGAGCCCGGGTGACGTGATCCTCGTGCCGAACCCCTCCTACCCGATCCACCAGTTCGGCTTCGTCATCGCGGGCGCTGCCGTGCGCTCGATCCCGCACCAGCCGGGCGAGGAGATGCTGCGCGCTCTGCATCGTGCCGTGATCCACTCCGTGCCGAAGCCGACGGCGCTGATCGTCAACTTCCCCTCCAACCCCACGGCGCTGACCACCACGCTTGACTTCTACCGCGAGCTCGTCGCCTTCGCGCGCCGGGAGGGCATCTACATCATCAGCGACCTCGCCTATGCCGAGATCTATTTCGGCGACACGCCGCCGCCCTCGGTGCTCGCCGTCCCCGGCGCGAAGGAGGTGACGGTGGAGTTCACCTCGATGTCGAAGACCTATTCGATGGCCGGCTGGCGGATCGGCTTCGCAGCCGGCAACCCGAAGCTGATCGCCGCCCTCGCGCGCATGAAGTCCTATCTCGACTATGGCGCCTTCGCACCGATCCAGATCGCCTCTGTCGCGGCGCTGAACGGCCCGCAGGACTGTGTCGCGGAGGTGCGCGCGCTCTACCGCGAGCGGCGCGACGTTCTGCTGCGCGGCCTTGCGGCCGCGGGCTGGCACCTCCCCACACCGGAAGCCTCGATGTTCGCCTGGGCGCCGATCCCCGAGCGGTTCGCCTCGCTCGGCTCGCTTGGCTTCGCCAAGCTCCTGCTCGAGAAGGCGAAGGTGGCGGTCAGCCCCGGTGTGGGCTTTGGCGAGCACGGAGACGGGCACGTGCGGATCGCGCTCGTCGAGAACACGCACCGGATCCGCCAGGCCTGCCGGTCGATCCGCGCCTTCCTGCAGGGAACGAACGCTCCGGAGCGCGCCGAAGCGGAGCCGGCCGCGCAAGGTGTGGAGGACGCGGCCTGA
- a CDS encoding homoserine dehydrogenase has protein sequence MAHPLSVGLAGLGTVGGGTLALLRANAELIAARAGRPITVTAVSARDRGRDRGVPLAGLRWFEDPVALATDPGVDVFVEAIGGADGPARASVEAALAAGKPVVTANKAMLAVHGAAIAAQAEATGAPLLFEAAVAGGIPAIKALREGLAANRITRVAGILNGTCNYILTMMRAEAREFAEALAEAQRLGYAEADPSFDIDGIDAAHKLAILAALAFGRPVDFGSVHVEGIRSVSALDIAFAGELGYRIKLLGIAERTAAGVSARIHPVMIPVTSPLAPVEGVFNAVAFEGDFVGRVLLEGRGAGAGPTASAIVADLIDIARGRHTPPFGMAASLLSAEPAVPITEREGAYYLRLMVVDRPGVIADISAILRDHSVSLESMLQRGRSPGEAVPVVLTTHICREAAMAAALARIGALDSVIAPPTLLRIEAL, from the coding sequence ATGGCGCACCCGCTTTCGGTCGGGCTCGCCGGGCTCGGGACGGTCGGCGGCGGCACGCTCGCGCTTCTGCGCGCCAACGCCGAGCTGATCGCCGCGCGCGCCGGGCGCCCCATCACCGTCACCGCCGTCTCGGCGCGCGACCGTGGCCGCGATCGCGGCGTCCCGCTCGCGGGCCTGCGCTGGTTCGAGGACCCGGTGGCGCTCGCGACCGACCCGGGGGTGGACGTCTTCGTCGAGGCGATCGGCGGTGCGGATGGGCCGGCGCGGGCCTCGGTCGAGGCGGCGCTTGCGGCCGGCAAGCCGGTGGTGACGGCCAACAAGGCGATGCTCGCGGTGCACGGCGCGGCGATCGCGGCCCAAGCCGAGGCGACGGGGGCGCCGCTTCTGTTCGAGGCGGCGGTGGCCGGAGGCATTCCGGCGATCAAGGCGCTGCGCGAGGGGCTCGCGGCGAACCGGATCACCCGTGTCGCCGGGATCCTCAACGGAACCTGCAACTACATCCTGACGATGATGCGCGCCGAGGCGCGCGAGTTCGCGGAAGCCCTCGCTGAGGCGCAGCGTCTCGGCTACGCCGAGGCCGACCCGTCCTTCGACATCGACGGGATCGACGCCGCGCACAAGCTCGCGATCCTCGCTGCCCTCGCCTTCGGCCGGCCGGTCGATTTCGGCTCGGTGCATGTCGAGGGGATACGCTCGGTTTCGGCTCTCGACATCGCGTTCGCCGGAGAGCTCGGCTACCGGATCAAGCTTCTCGGCATCGCCGAACGCACCGCCGCTGGCGTGTCGGCGCGGATCCACCCGGTGATGATTCCCGTCACTTCGCCGCTTGCGCCTGTCGAGGGCGTGTTCAATGCGGTCGCGTTCGAGGGCGATTTCGTCGGCCGCGTTCTGCTCGAGGGCCGCGGCGCCGGCGCAGGCCCGACGGCTTCGGCGATCGTCGCCGACCTGATCGACATCGCCCGCGGTCGTCACACGCCTCCCTTCGGCATGGCCGCGTCGCTGCTCTCCGCCGAGCCTGCGGTGCCGATCACCGAGCGCGAGGGGGCCTACTATCTCCGCCTGATGGTGGTCGATCGCCCGGGCGTGATCGCCGATATCTCGGCGATCCTCCGCGACCATTCGGTCAGCCTCGAGAGCATGCTGCAGCGCGGCCGAAGCCCGGGCGAGGCGGTTCCGGTGGTGTTGACCACGCATATCTGCCGCGAGGCGGCGATGGCCGCGGCCCTCGCCCGGATCGGCGCGCTCGATTCGGTGATCGCGCCGCCGACCCTTTTGCGGATCGAGGCCCTGTAG
- the glpX gene encoding class II fructose-bisphosphatase, which yields MATRARDARSFAGDGDAPGATNVDRNLALELVRVTEAAALAASRLMGRGDEKAADQAAVDAMRRAFDTVAIDGTVVIGEGERDEAPMLYIGEKVGMGGMRADIALDPLEGTTITAKGGNNALAVVALAEAGNFLNAPDVYMEKIAIGGGLPEGLVDLDATPKENLTALARAKKVEVSDLVVCILDRPRHAELIAKVREAGARIMLISDGDVSGVIATSQPESGIDIYMGSGGAPEGVLAAAALRCIGGQIQGRLLFRNAEEKARAARCGITDFSRKYSTTDMARGDVMFAATGVTNGAMLRGVRRIPGGAITHSLVMRSKSGTVRYIEAHHNFTRKSWVGA from the coding sequence ATGGCGACGAGAGCCCGCGACGCCCGGAGCTTCGCCGGAGACGGCGACGCGCCGGGGGCGACCAATGTTGATCGGAACCTCGCGCTCGAGCTCGTTCGCGTGACGGAGGCGGCGGCGCTTGCGGCGAGCCGGCTGATGGGCCGAGGCGACGAGAAGGCGGCCGATCAGGCAGCGGTCGACGCGATGCGTCGCGCCTTCGACACGGTCGCGATCGACGGGACGGTGGTGATCGGCGAGGGCGAGCGCGACGAGGCGCCGATGCTCTACATCGGCGAGAAGGTCGGCATGGGCGGAATGCGGGCCGACATCGCTCTCGACCCGCTCGAGGGGACGACGATCACCGCCAAGGGCGGCAACAACGCGCTCGCGGTCGTCGCGCTGGCGGAAGCCGGCAACTTTCTCAACGCGCCGGACGTCTACATGGAGAAGATCGCGATCGGCGGCGGGCTGCCCGAGGGGCTCGTCGATCTCGATGCGACGCCGAAGGAGAACCTCACCGCTCTCGCCCGCGCGAAGAAGGTCGAGGTGTCCGACCTCGTGGTCTGCATCCTCGACCGGCCGCGGCACGCCGAACTCATCGCCAAGGTGCGGGAAGCGGGCGCGCGGATCATGCTCATCAGCGACGGCGATGTCTCGGGCGTGATCGCCACCTCCCAGCCCGAGAGCGGGATCGACATCTACATGGGCTCGGGCGGAGCGCCGGAGGGCGTGCTTGCCGCAGCGGCGCTGCGCTGCATCGGCGGCCAGATCCAGGGGCGGCTCCTGTTCCGCAACGCCGAGGAGAAGGCGCGCGCCGCCCGCTGCGGCATCACCGACTTCTCGCGCAAGTATTCCACCACCGACATGGCACGCGGAGACGTGATGTTCGCCGCGACCGGCGTCACAAACGGGGCGATGCTGCGTGGCGTCCGCCGCATCCCCGGCGGGGCGATCACCCACAGCCTCGTGATGCGATCGAAGTCGGGAACCGTGCGCTACATCGAGGCGCACCACAACTTCACGCGCAAGTCCTGGGTCGGTGCCTGA